The genomic interval ACAGTTCGACCGCCTGTTCCTCCTTGTGCCGGTCGGTGGAAAGCCCGTTCATGCGGGCGTCGTTGTGGTAGGTCTCGACCAGATCCAGCGCGGTGCGGAAATAGGCCGCCTTCACCGTTCTGAGCGTCTCCTGCGAGAAGGTCACGCCGTCGGTCGCAAGCTTGCGGAAAACGGTCTTGCAGATGTCCGTGGACATGCGCGACAGACCCTGCTGGGCATCCTCCTGCGAAAGCGGCTGGTGCTTGTGGTCGTAGGCGTCGGAAATATCGACCTGGCAGATGGCATTGTTGGAATAGTTGCGCCACAGTTCCGACAGCACGCCGATCTCGAGGCCCCAATCCCACGGAATGCGGATATCGGGCAGGATGTGCGTACGCATCGCGAATTCGCCGGCGAGCGGATAGCGGAACCCCTTCAGGTAATCGAGATAGGGCTGGTGGCCGATGGTCTTTTCCAGCGCCAGTAGAAGCGGCGTCACCAGAAGCCGGGTCACGCGCCCGTTGAGCGAACCGTCGGCGATGCGCGGATAATAGCCCTTGGCGAACACATAGGGAAAGGCGGGGTTGGTGACCGGATAGACCAGGCGGGCCAGCATCTCGCGGGAATAGGTCACGATGTCGCAATCATGCAGAGCCACGACGGACGAGTTGCGCGCGCCGAGAACATAGCCGATGCAGTACCACACATTGCGGCCCTTGCCGGGTTCTGCCGGCGCCAGCGACGCTTCGCCCAGCCGGTTGTGGACGGCCTGCATGCGCGGGCCATCGTTCCACAGCACCGCGTGGTGCTGGGGCAGGCGGCTGAAATATTTCAGCGCGTAGCGATACTGTTCCTCATCGGCGCGGTCGAGGCCGATGACGATGTTGGAAATATAGGGCACCTCAGTCAGGTGTTTGACGATGTTGTCGAGTGCCTCTGCCTCGAGCTCGGAGAACAGGGAGGGCAGGATCAGCGTGATCGGGCGGGTCGCCGAAAAGCTCGAAAGCTCGCGCTCTACGCGATGGAGCGAGCGTTCGCGCAGGTTGTGAAGCGTCGCGACGACGCCGTTTTGATGAAAGTCAGCCATGGCGACGCTCCTGATTTTTGTGCTTGCGGCAGCGACGGGCTGCCGATTGGAATATGGATCAGAGCGGGCGGCTTTCAACGCTGCAAGGCCGCTCGATCGTCATTGTTATGCGGCAACTCCGCGAAGGGCGGGTGGGTCCGTCCAAGTGCGAACTGCTCATGCATTTACCAACTATATTATGCCAATAATTGCAATATCATGTCATTCCAGCCGTAAGGGCCCGTCCGCTCGGACCGGGCGATGAAGCCTTCGCGCTCGCGATCCGAGACCGGCAATTCGGCATGGGCGGGATTGGCGATGATGAAACCCCTGTCGGCGGCCTCCAGCATGGCCGCGTCATTGGGCGCATCGCCAAGCGCCACGGCGAAAACCGGCTCATCCGAGGTTTCCGCAAAGTGGCGGGCGATCTTTTTCATGGCCTCGGCCTTCGAGGTTTTCGGCATCAGCGTGAAGAACCGGCCGCCCTGGACCGCCTGAAACCCATGCGCGTCGAGAATTGCGGCAAAGGTCGCGCGCGCGTCCTCGCCGCCGGACCAGAGGCCGGGCTCGGAAAAACGGCGTGTGCGGGCAAGGCGGGCGCTTTCGAGCGACATGCCGGTCCTCTCGGCGACCTCGGCATCGCTCCAGTCACCGAAACCCTGGTAGTGGCGGCGCAAATCCGGGTCCATGGATGACAGCACCGCGCGTAGCCTGTCATAGACACCGTCTTCCTCCGCTTCGCCATCGGGCATGTTGACGATGCCCGCGCCGTTTTCCACGATCATCGGGTGCTCGATGCCGATCGCGGCGGCGATCGGTCGCATCTCGGCCTCGGTCTTGGAGCTTGCGAGAACGAGCGGGATGCCCCGCGCCTTCAAGAGCTCCAGCGCCGGTCGGGCTGGCTCGAAGGAATAGGTCTCGTGGTCGAGGAGCGTGCCGTCGAGATCGGTGAAGACGATGTGCATCGGATGACCTTTATGCGTCTCAGTTTCTGGCAAGAAACTGCCGCGCCGCATAAAGCGCGATCGCCGAGGCATTGGAAACATTGAGCGATTTGATCTCGCCGGGCATGTCGAGCCTTGCCAGCGTGGTCACTGTCTCGCGGGTCTTCTGGCGCAGCCCCTTGCCTTCCGCGCCGAGCACCAGCGCGATCTTGTCGCCGCGAAGGCTCTCTTCCAGCACGGCGGGCCCCTCCGAATCGAGCCCGACCGTCGTGAAGCCCATGGCGTGGAGTTCATCCACCGCCTTGGCCAGATTGGTGATCTGGATATAGGGAATATATTCCAGCGCGCCGGAAGCGGATTTGGCGAGCACCCCGGATTCGGCCGGGCTGTGGCGCATGGTGGTGATCACCGCGCCGGCGGCAAACGCGACGGCGGAACGCAGGATCGCGCCGACATTGTGCGGGTCCGTTACCTGATCGAGCACCAGGAGCAGCGGGCTGTCCTGCAGCGCATCCAGCTTGCGGACCGGCAGCGTGCGCGCCTTCAGCATCACGCCCTGATGGATCGCGTCCTCGCCGAGAATGTCGTCGATCTCCTTCGGCCGGACGATCTCCACCGGAAGGTCTGCCGGCAGTTCCAGCCCGTCCGTCAGGCGGGCAAGCGCGTTCTGAGTGATCTTGAGCGCAATCAGCGTGCGCGCCGGATTCTCGATTGCCGCGCGCACGGTGTGCAGCCCGTAAAGCAGCACCTCGTCGTCCGCCACCGGCAACGGACCGGCCGGGCCGCGCTTGCCCTGACGGGGCGGGGCAGGGGGCAGGTCGCCGCGCGCGCGCTTGCTGTCGCGGTGGGTGCGTCGGAGCTTGGCGTAGTGGCTGTCTTTGGCGGAGCCGTCGCGGTCGTGTTTCTTGTTCATGGTCTTTTTATAGAGCGGCGGGCCGCTTCCGGCTAGACGGTTGGCGCCGGTTTTGCACTGCGGCGCGCCCGCATTGCGGGCCAGATGATTTTTCAGCGGAATTTGTGAAGCGCCGTGTTGACAGAGCGTCATCAGCCGGTCATATACGCGGCGCAGATCGAAGCGAGCCGGCGTGCCGGCGCGGTATCGATCGGCGGCATGGCCGCCATCCAGGCTGGTACTGGAGGAGTGCGTGAGTGGTTAAAACGGACGGACTGTAAATCCGTTGACTTAGTCTACGTTGGTTCGAATCCAACCTCCTCCACCACCGGACCTGGGACCTGATCCGAGCGGAGCGAGGACCGGCGGATCACGCAGACAAGTTGCTGGTTGGAACGCCGATCCGAGTGTATCGAACCGAACGCTCTTCTTAAGTTCCGCGGGTATAGCTCAATGGTAGAGCAGCAGCCTTCCAAGCTGAATACGCGGGTTCGATTCCCGCTACCCGCTCCAATCCATCTCACGCCAATATCACAAGAATAATCTTTCATCGCCCTGGTTACGTGGACGATTATGTTGCGTCACGCCATTGCGTTCGTTATGGAAGTCTCGTATAGGTTGTATTTCGTTGTGATGCGTTTCGGGGTTGCGGGATGGGGCGTGTTCCGGGCGGGCGTGGGGCGAAAGCGCCTGCGGGGATTGACTTGGACCACTGTTTCTTTTGAATAGGCCGGAGTTCAACCTGTTTCAGGTTTATGCCGACCGATTGGAGTGGCCTGACTTTGCCGTCGCCGCTCCTACAGTCCCTGACGCATAAAGGTTTCGGTCGTCGCGGTTGCAGCAGCGTGATGAGTTTGATGGGGTTCTCCGGCCGGTGGATATCATGCAGTCATTGATCGTGACGGGTGGGCTGGCGATTCTGGCGGGCAGCTTTGTCCTGGCCTGGTTTACCGGCGGCCGGCAGCGCTATCTGATGCTTTTCGCAATTGCGCTGCTAACGGTGGACGCGGCCTTCATAGGCATGTTTCTCCGTCCTTACGTGCCGGATAATATCGCCTTGCCGTTCAGCAATATGGCCTTCATCGCCGCCCAGCTCACCTTCGGGGAATCTCTGCTTCAGCGGCGCGGCAAGTCCTTCGGGCGGACTTTCATAATCGGCATGTTCGTCCTCCTCAGCGCGGTCTATGTCGTGCTCTACCTTACCTCGACGATCGAGATTCGCACCGCCGGCATCAATATCGGCCTGATCGTCATCTTCGTCGTCACCCTCAAGCATATCTGGATCCGTCGCGACGACACCATTCACGACAAGCTGATCTTCTGGACCTTCATAACCCTTGGGCTGATGCACACCATCCGCACGGCCGGCGTGTTCTTCAATCAGGATATCGCCAACCCGCAGTCGGTCTTCTGGGGCTTCCTGCAGCTCTATATCCTGCTTCTGGCGATGATCCTGACGCTCGAGCTGCTGGCGTCGCATTTCGTGGAACGACTTGAGACGGCAAACACGCTGAGGGATCGCGATCACCTTACCGGTGTCCTGAACCGGGCCGGCTTCGAGCGCGCGGTGGGCGCGATCTATGCCGGGCGGACGCGGGTGATGGTGAGCCTGGTGTTGATCGACATCGACGAGTTCAAGGCGATCAATGACGCGCTCGGCCATCCGGTGGGCGATGCGGTGCTCCGGCGCGTCGGCGCGGTGCTGATCGATCAGTCGCGCGCCGGCGACATCGTCGGGCGCATTGGCGGCGACGAGTTCGCGATCCTTGCCATCGACCTCGGGGCGGAGGGGGCCGGCGCGCTCGGCGAGCGCATTCGGCGGCGGCTCGACGAAGATGCCTCAGCCGGTCAGGGCCGGCAACTCTCCGCCCGCTGCAGCGTCGGCGCTGCGACCATCAACATCGAACGTGGCTACGAGACGCTCTATGCCGCCGCGGATGCAGCGCTTTACGAGGCCAAAAGGCTGGGCCGCAACCGTGTGGTGAGCGGTGCGGCCGACAGCGGCCGCGACACGGAGCAGGGCGCCGGACGCGTGGTGCCGTTCGTATCCGAGCGGCGGCGCACGGACATCTGACGGGCTTTCGGGCGCTTCCCAGATTTTGTCTTGCTTATTGCTTCCGAAAGCCTTAAACGGCGGCACTAAACCGGTTCGCCGGGGCATCCGTGTTACCAGTTACAGGAAGCATTCACATGGCAAAAGCAAAGTTTGAGCGGAGCAAGCCGCACGTAAACATCGGCACGATCGGCCACGTTGACCATGGCAAGACGTCGCTGACGGCAGCGATCACGAAGTATTTCGGCGATTTCCGCGCGTATGACCAGATCGACGCGGCTCCGGAAGAAAAGGCTCGCGGCATCACCATCTCGACCGCGCACGTCGAGTATGAGACCGACAAGCGTCACTACGCCCACGTCGACTGCCCCGGCCACGCCGACTATGTGAAGAACATGATCACCGGTGCTGCCCAGATGGACGGCGCGATCCTGGTCGTGTCCGCCGCCGACGGCCCGATGCCGCAGACCCGCGAGCACATCCTGCTTGCCCGTCAGGTTGGCGTTCCGGCGATCGTCGTGTTCCTGAACAAGGTCGACCAGGTCGATGACGAAGAGCTGCTCGAGCTCGTCGAAATGGAAGTCCGCGAACTGCTCGACTCTTACGAGTTCCCCGGCGACGAAATCCCGATCATCAAGGGTTCGGCTCTCGCCGCTCTCGAAGATTCGGACAAGAAGATCGGCGAAGACGCCGTTCGCGAACTGATGGCCGCCGTCGACGACTACATCCCGACGCCCGAGCGTCCGATCGACCAGCCCTTCCTGATGCCGATCGAAGACGTGTTCTCGATCTCGGGTCGCGGTACGGTTGTTACCGGTCGCGTCGAGCGCGGCATCGTCAAGGTTGGCGAGGAAGTCGAGATCGTCGGCATCAAGGACACCCAGAAGACGACGGTTACCGGCGTTGAGATGTTCCGCAAGCTGCTCGACCAGGGCCAGGCCGGCGACAATATCGGCGCGCTTATCCGCGGCGTTCAGCGCGATCAGGTCGAGCGCGGCCAGATCCTCTGCAAGCCCGGTTCGGTTACCCCGCACACCGTGTTCAAGGCAGAAGCCTACATTCTGACGAAGGACGAAGGCGGCCGTCATACGCCGTTCTTCACCAACTATCGTCCGCAGTTCTACTTCCGCACCACGGACGTGACCGGTGTTGTCACGCTGCCGGAAGGCACGGAAATGGTTATGCCGGGCGACAACGTCACGGTTGACGTCGAGCTGATCGTTCCGATCGCGATGGAAGAAAAGCTGCGCTTCGCGATCCGCGAAGGCGGCCGCACGGTTGGTGCAGGGATTGTTGCTTCGATCATCAAGTAAGACTTGATCGAACGAAATTGAGAAGCCCCGTCGGAGCGATCCGGCGGGGCTTTTTTTTATTGGCGCGATTGAAATCCATGGAAAGCAAGCTTGACATCGCGAATGCTCAGCTTCAATGTAAAGCAAGCTTTACAGGAGGTGCGCTATGAAAAAATACCTGGGTCTGATGTTTGCGGGTCTCGCCGCATACATGCTGACGCTCTTCCTCGCCCAACGGCTTCTGGCCGGCGGTCTTGAGCCGGACTGGTTGCGCATCTCTCTCTCGATCGCGCCCATGCTGCCTGTGGCGGCGATATGCTGGATCGTGTTTCGGTCGATCTCCAGGCTCGATGAAATGCAGCGCAAATTGCAGCTGGAAGCGCTGTCGCTCGCGTTCGCGGGCACGGCGCTGATCACCTTCGGTTACGGGTTTCTGGAAGGCATTGGCATGCCGCGGCTTTCCATGTTCGTCGTCTGGCCGCTAATGGCGGTTTTGTGGGTGGCCGGTTTGGTGATCGGGCGGATTCGGTATCGATGAACAATCGTATCCAGGAGTTGCGGCGCGCCCGCGGCTGGTCGCAGGCGGATCTGGCCACGCGGCTTGAGGTATCCCGTCAGACCGTCAACGCGCTTGAGCGCGGACGTTACGATCCGAGCCTGCCGCTCGCCTTCGCGATTGCGCGCCTGTTCGAGCTCGCAATCGAGGACATATTCCTGCCGTAGGAATTCCCGGCCCGGGGAAGTCAGAGCGTCACATCGGCTCCCCGACCTCGACAATGTGTCCGTCCGGATCATAGCAGCGAAACACCTTCTGGCCCCAGGCCTGGGTTTCGATGGGATGGATCAGCTCTGTCTCTTGTGGCATCCGCGCTAACATCGCCTCAAGTTCGTCGGTTTCGAAATAGAGCATGAGATTGCCGCGGCCGTAGCGGCTTCGCTCGCCGACCGGCGAGCCGAACATGGTCGCCTCGAGGGCAGCGCCGTTGTGGAGCGCGAGGCCGTTTTCCAGTTGGACGAAATCGCCGTGGTCTTGCGCGATCGTCTGGCCGAGCAGGTCGCAATAGAAGGCGAGCGACCGTTTCATGTCGGAAACGAAGACGAGCGTATTGATGAAGACCGGCCTTGCCATGGCATCAGCCGCCGCCCACGAGCAGCAGGGCAATCGGCAGCGTTATGATCGAAACCACCGTCTGTACCGTCACGACCGCGGAATAAAGCCTCGCGTCGCCGCCGAGCTGGCGGGCGAGCACATAGCCGTTCATGGCGGTCGGCACGCTGGCGCCGAGCACCATGACGGTAAGCGCCATGCCGGTGATGCCGAAGGCCGTGGCAAGCGCGTAGGTGACCAGCGGAAACAGGATCAGCTTCAGCGCCGTCGGCAGCAGCACCATCGGCTTCGGCTTCAACGCGTCGGAAATCACCAGTCCCGCGCCGACCAGAAGCAAGCCCATGCCGAGCGCCGCGCGGGCCATCAGGTCGAGGCCGGCATAGAGCGGATCGTAGATCGGTATGCCCAGCACATTGATGATGATCGACACGAGTGCCGCGATAATCAGCGGATTGGTGACGACATTGCGCACCATCACCATGATGTTGGTCTTTCCCTCCGAAAACAGCACCAGCACGAGAACATTGATGATGTTGAGCGGAACGATCGTCGCCGTCATCATCAGCGAGATCACCGCCATGCCCTCGAGGCCAGCAAACTTGTCGGCGATCGCGAGCGCCACAAAGGCATTCCAGCGCGTTGTCGTCTGGAACACGGAGGTAAAGGCCGGGCGGCTGAGGCCGGTGCGTTTCAGGATCGGCCAGAGCGCGATGGAAAGCGCGGTTATCGCGGCGACGGCCAGAAGCGCGACCCAGCCGATCCGTCCGGCATCGAGCGACGAGAAGTCCGCGCGCGCCAGCGTGGTGACCAGCAGCGCGGGAAACAGCACGTAGTAGCCGAGCTGGTTGAGGCCGGACCAGAACGCCTCGCTGAACAGCGGTACGCGCTTCAACACCGCGCCGAAGGCGATGACGAGAAAGATC from Martelella mediterranea DSM 17316 carries:
- a CDS encoding glycosyl transferase, which encodes MADFHQNGVVATLHNLRERSLHRVERELSSFSATRPITLILPSLFSELEAEALDNIVKHLTEVPYISNIVIGLDRADEEQYRYALKYFSRLPQHHAVLWNDGPRMQAVHNRLGEASLAPAEPGKGRNVWYCIGYVLGARNSSVVALHDCDIVTYSREMLARLVYPVTNPAFPYVFAKGYYPRIADGSLNGRVTRLLVTPLLLALEKTIGHQPYLDYLKGFRYPLAGEFAMRTHILPDIRIPWDWGLEIGVLSELWRNYSNNAICQVDISDAYDHKHQPLSQEDAQQGLSRMSTDICKTVFRKLATDGVTFSQETLRTVKAAYFRTALDLVETYHNDARMNGLSTDRHKEEQAVELFATNLTEAGNAFLETPDATPLMPRWNRVLSALPDVLDEMQAAVAADMAEYG
- a CDS encoding HAD-IIB family hydrolase encodes the protein MHIVFTDLDGTLLDHETYSFEPARPALELLKARGIPLVLASSKTEAEMRPIAAAIGIEHPMIVENGAGIVNMPDGEAEEDGVYDRLRAVLSSMDPDLRRHYQGFGDWSDAEVAERTGMSLESARLARTRRFSEPGLWSGGEDARATFAAILDAHGFQAVQGGRFFTLMPKTSKAEAMKKIARHFAETSDEPVFAVALGDAPNDAAMLEAADRGFIIANPAHAELPVSDREREGFIARSERTGPYGWNDMILQLLA
- a CDS encoding TrmH family RNA methyltransferase translates to MNKKHDRDGSAKDSHYAKLRRTHRDSKRARGDLPPAPPRQGKRGPAGPLPVADDEVLLYGLHTVRAAIENPARTLIALKITQNALARLTDGLELPADLPVEIVRPKEIDDILGEDAIHQGVMLKARTLPVRKLDALQDSPLLLVLDQVTDPHNVGAILRSAVAFAAGAVITTMRHSPAESGVLAKSASGALEYIPYIQITNLAKAVDELHAMGFTTVGLDSEGPAVLEESLRGDKIALVLGAEGKGLRQKTRETVTTLARLDMPGEIKSLNVSNASAIALYAARQFLARN
- a CDS encoding GGDEF domain-containing protein; protein product: MQSLIVTGGLAILAGSFVLAWFTGGRQRYLMLFAIALLTVDAAFIGMFLRPYVPDNIALPFSNMAFIAAQLTFGESLLQRRGKSFGRTFIIGMFVLLSAVYVVLYLTSTIEIRTAGINIGLIVIFVVTLKHIWIRRDDTIHDKLIFWTFITLGLMHTIRTAGVFFNQDIANPQSVFWGFLQLYILLLAMILTLELLASHFVERLETANTLRDRDHLTGVLNRAGFERAVGAIYAGRTRVMVSLVLIDIDEFKAINDALGHPVGDAVLRRVGAVLIDQSRAGDIVGRIGGDEFAILAIDLGAEGAGALGERIRRRLDEDASAGQGRQLSARCSVGAATINIERGYETLYAAADAALYEAKRLGRNRVVSGAADSGRDTEQGAGRVVPFVSERRRTDI
- the tuf gene encoding elongation factor Tu, which produces MAKAKFERSKPHVNIGTIGHVDHGKTSLTAAITKYFGDFRAYDQIDAAPEEKARGITISTAHVEYETDKRHYAHVDCPGHADYVKNMITGAAQMDGAILVVSAADGPMPQTREHILLARQVGVPAIVVFLNKVDQVDDEELLELVEMEVRELLDSYEFPGDEIPIIKGSALAALEDSDKKIGEDAVRELMAAVDDYIPTPERPIDQPFLMPIEDVFSISGRGTVVTGRVERGIVKVGEEVEIVGIKDTQKTTVTGVEMFRKLLDQGQAGDNIGALIRGVQRDQVERGQILCKPGSVTPHTVFKAEAYILTKDEGGRHTPFFTNYRPQFYFRTTDVTGVVTLPEGTEMVMPGDNVTVDVELIVPIAMEEKLRFAIREGGRTVGAGIVASIIK
- a CDS encoding helix-turn-helix transcriptional regulator, with amino-acid sequence MNNRIQELRRARGWSQADLATRLEVSRQTVNALERGRYDPSLPLAFAIARLFELAIEDIFLP
- a CDS encoding VOC family protein codes for the protein MARPVFINTLVFVSDMKRSLAFYCDLLGQTIAQDHGDFVQLENGLALHNGAALEATMFGSPVGERSRYGRGNLMLYFETDELEAMLARMPQETELIHPIETQAWGQKVFRCYDPDGHIVEVGEPM
- a CDS encoding AEC family transporter — its product is MLIIFESVLPIFLVIAFGAVLKRVPLFSEAFWSGLNQLGYYVLFPALLVTTLARADFSSLDAGRIGWVALLAVAAITALSIALWPILKRTGLSRPAFTSVFQTTTRWNAFVALAIADKFAGLEGMAVISLMMTATIVPLNIINVLVLVLFSEGKTNIMVMVRNVVTNPLIIAALVSIIINVLGIPIYDPLYAGLDLMARAALGMGLLLVGAGLVISDALKPKPMVLLPTALKLILFPLVTYALATAFGITGMALTVMVLGASVPTAMNGYVLARQLGGDARLYSAVVTVQTVVSIITLPIALLLVGGG